In Rhipicephalus microplus isolate Deutch F79 chromosome 9, USDA_Rmic, whole genome shotgun sequence, one genomic interval encodes:
- the LOC142771524 gene encoding calcium-activated chloride channel regulator 1-like, with translation MSDGEENMKPKLNDVLPELMAAKVGVSTMAMGASADYQIEKLATMTDGKAFFFPDFHRNTAILMQIAFEESTNREDSVYIRIANFAKSFTTNLEEKFILESSLGNNTVVIFDQLNPSLTDVSVTLIDPSGQECKMCVQQGGKKTKRILIPSPAQDGEWTIRLESASLQEVEVNIQVKSQARDPNDKPIRVKSEMAVLQVAKPDDAVILTEINKGYKVILDARVVAEVIGPNSPHKSTVPLYDDGLG, from the exons ATGAGTGATGGTGAAGAAAACATGAAGCCGAAACTGAATGACGTCCTGCCAGAGCTGATGGCAGCTAAGGTGGGAGTCAGTACGATGGCCATGGGGGCATCAGCCGATTATCAGATCGAAAAGTTGGCAACCATGACCGATGGAAAAGCGTTCTTCTTCCCTGACTTCCACCGAAACACGGCAATACTCATGCAGATAGCCTTCGAGGAAAGCACCAATCGAGAAGATAGTGTTTACATCAGG ATTGCAAATTTCGCAAAGTCCTTCACGACCAATTTGGAGGAAAAGTTCATTCTCGAATCGAGCTTGGGTAACAATACCGTTGTCATCTTTGACCAACTGAATCCCTCCCTCACAGACGTATCAGTGACCCTCATTGATCCGAGCGGGCAAGAATGTAAAATGTGCGTACAACAAGGAGGCAAGAAAACGAAGAGAATCCTCATTCCAAGCCCGGCGCAG GATGGTGAGTGGACGATTCGTTTGGAGAGCGCCAGCTTGCAAGAAGTGGAGGTCAACATCCAAGTCAAATCCCAAGCAAGGGATCCGAACGACAAACCGATTCGGGTGAAATCCGAAATGGCCGTGCTGCAAGTTGCGAAACCTGATGACGCCGTAATCCTCACCGAGATCAACAAGGGCTACAAGGTTATCCTCGACGCCAGGGTGGTCGCCGAGGTCATTGGTCCTAACTCGCCACACAAGTCGACGGTGCCACTCTACGACGACGGCCTAGGTTAG